The following coding sequences are from one Thermus thermamylovorans window:
- a CDS encoding citrate synthase/methylcitrate synthase — MEVARGLEGVLFTESRMCFIDGEAGKLYYYGIPIQELAERSTFEETTFLLLHGRLPNRDELESFQKDLARRRVLPDHLLDCFHHYPTSAHPMSFLRTAVSQLGMLDPTEGDISQEALYEKGLDLIAKFATIVAANKRLREGKEPLPPREDLSHAANFLYMASGVEPSKEQERLMDAALILHAEHGFNASTFTAIAAFSTETDLYSAITAAVASLKGPRHGGANEAVMRMIEEIGTPERAREWVQEKLAKKERIMGMGHRVYKAFDPRAGVLERLARRVAEAHGHSREYRILKIVEEEAGRVLNPRGIYPNVDFYSGVVYSDLGFGLEFFTPIFAVARISGWVGHLLEYQALDNRLLRPDARYIGELDAPYVPLEARA, encoded by the coding sequence ATGGAAGTGGCACGGGGTTTGGAAGGCGTCCTCTTCACGGAAAGCCGCATGTGCTTCATCGACGGGGAGGCGGGCAAGCTCTACTACTATGGCATCCCCATCCAGGAGCTGGCGGAGCGGAGCACCTTCGAGGAGACCACCTTTCTCCTGCTGCACGGCAGACTGCCCAACCGAGATGAACTGGAGTCATTTCAGAAAGATCTGGCCCGGCGGCGGGTTCTGCCCGACCACCTCCTGGACTGCTTCCATCACTATCCCACCTCCGCCCACCCCATGAGCTTTCTGCGCACCGCCGTTTCCCAGCTGGGGATGCTGGACCCCACGGAGGGGGACATCTCCCAGGAGGCCCTTTACGAGAAGGGCCTAGACCTCATCGCCAAGTTCGCCACCATCGTGGCCGCCAACAAGCGCCTCCGGGAGGGCAAAGAGCCCCTTCCGCCGCGGGAGGACCTCTCCCACGCGGCCAACTTCCTCTACATGGCAAGCGGCGTGGAGCCCTCCAAGGAGCAGGAGCGCCTCATGGACGCCGCCCTCATCCTGCACGCGGAGCACGGCTTCAACGCCAGCACCTTCACCGCCATCGCCGCCTTCTCCACGGAGACCGACCTCTACTCGGCCATCACCGCCGCCGTGGCCTCCCTTAAAGGCCCCCGCCACGGAGGGGCCAACGAGGCGGTGATGCGGATGATCGAGGAGATCGGCACCCCCGAGAGGGCCCGGGAGTGGGTGCAGGAGAAGCTGGCCAAGAAGGAGCGCATCATGGGCATGGGCCACCGGGTCTACAAGGCTTTCGACCCCCGGGCCGGGGTGCTGGAGCGCCTGGCCCGGCGGGTGGCCGAGGCCCACGGCCACTCCCGGGAGTACCGCATCCTGAAGATCGTGGAGGAGGAGGCGGGGAGGGTCCTGAACCCCCGGGGCATCTACCCCAACGTGGACTTCTACTCCGGGGTGGTCTACTCCGACCTGGGCTTCGGCCTGGAGTTCTTCACCCCCATCTTCGCCGTGGCCCGCATCTCCGGGTGGGTGGGCCACCTCCTGGAGTACCAGGCCTTGGACAACCGCCTCCTGCGCCCCGACGCCAGGTACATCGGGGAGCTGGACGCGCCCTACGTGCCCCTGGAGGCCCGGGCTTAG